Within Mongoliitalea daihaiensis, the genomic segment ATAATCAACCCTAAATTTTTGATTGAATTTGATTGGGATATCATCAGAAATTGGTGGTTTAATTGTTTTTGGTATCTGAAATCTACTTCGGAAAAGAAGAGTAAAAAAATTTTTTTATTTTTTTTGACGCATTATTTGAGGAACGGCAAATAATTCAACATGTAATACAAATTAGGTTATTTGTATTTTTACCAAAAATAATTTTAATTTTCTTCGTTTTAATTGCATTGTTTTTTGTTTTTTTCTTATTTACCTTTAGATCATAGAACAAGACTTAAACGATAGAAGCCATGAAAAACGTACTAATAATAGAAGATGATAAGCTTATTTCGAGCTTGGTGCGCTTCAGGTTGAATAAAGAAGGATACAATGTTACAACTGTTGACGATGGTCTAACTGGTTTTTCTGCTATAGAGCAAGGAATACATGACCTAATCATTACAGATGTAATGATGCCTCATAAAGATGGAATAGAAATTCTGAACTATTCCAAGAAAATTAACCCAAAAATCCCAGTGATAGTATTAAGTTCACTGGGTGAAGAAGAAGGGACTGTAATTAAAGCATTTGAATTAGGAGCTGCGGATTTTATACCTAAGCCATTTAATCCCAATGAATTATCTGTTCGTGTTAAGCGATTAATGAGGGATTAAATAAAAGTTTTGGGAGATTGTTGTCTTTATCTATATATATTAGGACAATTGAAGGCTATCCCAGTAGATTATGATGACTTATTCGTCCGCTTATATCTTAGCGACATTCAGTTTAGTAGATGATTTCATCCGTTTTCGGGATGGTGCATATTTATCTCACGTGCTGAATGTCGCTTTAGTTGTTTTACTACTTTCAGTAATGTACTTGCTCTTTCAATTATATATTGTCAGATCAAGAAAATTCCGCTCAGGAAGTCGTCGAAAGATCCTACAAAACAAAATCAACAATTTTTTATCAGAGCTTATTTTTTCTGATGATCAATCAGAGAAAGGCTATGATGAGCAAATCAACAAGTTCAAGAAAAAAGTACCGATCAATCAAAATTGGTGTAGAGATTTATTGATTCAAAACATTATTGATTTGGACAGAAATTTCAAGGGAGAGGTAAAATCTAAGTTGCTCTCTATTTACTTCAAATTAGGCTTGCAGGATTACACCTTAGCGTTGGTAAAGTCTCCATTTTGGTTCTATAAAACAAAGGGTTTATATTATTGGAGAGAGCTAAAGTATGGAGGAAAATTGTCAATGGTTAAAAAACTGATTGCCTCTAAGAATCCTAATCTCCGATCTTCTGCCTTAATCACTTATATATCCTTGGCCGATGATGGGCCTTTAACTGTCTTGGAAGAATATTCTGAAACCATTAGTTTGGTTGAGGGCTTAAATATCTTGGAGATTATTCAGCGAAAGAAAATCAAAAAGCCTTCAAATTTAGCTTCTTGGTTAAATTTTCAAGAGCCCAGTCAGTTGATTTTTGCAGTTAAACTGATTGTGTATTACAATGACTTGAGTTGTGCGGATGGGATTGTGAAGATTCTTGAAGCAGAAAATCCAAAAGTTCGATTGGCTGCTATTCAGGCATGCAGGCGATTGTTTTTGGTGGAGACAGAACCAACACTTAGACGCATATTTGCGCAGGAGATAGAGGAGAATCAATTGGAAATTATCAAAACACTCGGTGAAATTGGAAGTGAGGATGCGGTGTCATTTTTGTTAGAATTAATTCAACGCCCGCAGACATCTGAAGTTGTCATTGCTGCCATGTATGCTCTTTCGTCTTTGGATATGGATTTTAAGGAGCGTAGTTTTGAACCCAACGAGTATTTGCAAGCAGCCAAAGCACATGTATTAGACCCTTACTTGACCCAATGAGAGAGATTTTCGAAATATTCTTAAAGTTTTTTGAGCTTTTTATCACAGGATATGCCAGTATTTACATATTAGTGTATGTGGCCATGGCAGTTGGTTCTTTTTTGGCAATTAAGCGATATAATAATGCCAAGTACACTATTAAAGATGAAGTATTGGTGAAGTCCAACAATTTGGTAGGCGTATCTATTGTAGCTCCTGCTTTTAATGAAGGGCTGAATATAATTTATAATGTTCGTTCACTCCTTTCACTTAACTATCCTAATTTTGAAGTGGTCATTATCAATGATGGAAGCACAGATGATACGTTAGATAAGTTGATCAGGGAATTTGAGTTGGTAAAGGTTAATTTTTATTATGAGGAGAAAATTCCCACTCGCCCTGTTAGAGGACATTATAAATCTACCAATCCAGTGTACTCAAAATTGCTGGTAGTGGATAAAGAAAATGGAAAAAGTAAGGCTGATGCTTCCAATGCTGGTATCAATTCAGCCAAGCATCCATTGTTTTTGTGTACTGACGTAGATTGTATTCTGAGAAGCGATACCATCATGAAATTGGCAAAACCATTTATGACCTCTAAAAGTAGGACTATTGCTTCGGGTGCAGCGATCCGTGCGTCCAATTCCTGCGAAGTCAAGGATGGGTTTATGATGAAAATCCGTTTTCCTCAAAATTGGTGGGCCTCTTTTCAAGAGTTGGAATATATTCGTGCTTTTCTAATGGGAAGGATGGCCTGGAATGAAATTAATGGACTTTTGTTGGTGTCCGGTGGGCTTGGTTTATTTGACAAAGAAATTGCAATCAAAGCAGGAGGCTATTGGCATAAATCCCTTGGTGAGGACATGGAATTGATCACACGAATGCGGAAACACATGTATGATAATCAACTGCCTTTCAAAATCACCTACATTCCGGAATCCTTGTGTTGGACAGAGGTGCCTGCTACACGGGAGGTACTGATTCGGCAACGGGTACGTTGGGCAAGGGGCTTGATTCAAACCTTATACCTTCACAAAGACATGTTATTTAAGCGAAAATATGGAAAAACAGCTTTTTTAATTCTACCCTATTTTTGGTTATACGAGTTTTTGGTGCCGATATTGGAAGTATTGGGCTTAACAGTGTTGATTTTAAGCTTCTTCTTAATTGATGTGAATACTCCTTATTTTGTAAAAGCAACAGGGGTTGTTTATCTCTTTTATCTGACTGTAACACTTTTATCTGTATTGTGGGATGAGGTGTTTTATGGTCATTACAGTCGGAAAAGAGAAGTGTTTCAGTTAGTTTGGAAAGCAATATTGGAGCCAATAGCTTACCACCCTTTCAATGTGTATGCAGCGATGAAGGGATATTTCCATTTCTTGACCAACAAAGAACAGAAGTGGGGCAACATGCAAAGACAAGGGTTTACTACAGCTAAAAAAAAGACATTGGATGAAACGCATATTTCTAAAACTTAGTATTTCCCTGTCATTGGGTTTGGTGTTTATTGTGGGTGCACATGGCCAACAAGAGCAAGTGGATACGGACAGTCTTTTGATTGCAGCAATCCAAGTAACCAACCAAGAGAAGGATTATCCAAAAGCAATTGCTATGGCAAGACAAGGTGCTTCTTTAGCTCCTGATTATTTGGATTTTCATTTGTTATTGGGAAGACTTTATCGATTTACAGGACAGGCAGATAGTGCTCGTTATTTTCTCAATTATGTCTTGAAAAAAAGTACGGCATATGAGGATGCCTATACCTACCTTGTTGGGTTAGAATTGGAAGAAGGGGAAATGGAAGCTGGTCTGAAGGTGGTTGATCAAGCCATTCAACAATTTCCAGAAAAGGGACAATTTTACAGGTTAAAGCTCGGATTGATCCGTTTGGATGATGATATCCGTACAGAATTTGATTACCTGAAGACACTTGTACAGCGATTTCCAGAAGATTCCGATTTGCGTCAACAGTTGAATAATTTGGAATTGAGATTAGACAATCAACGGGTTGGTATTAATTATTCCATTACTGCATTTGATCGTGATGGTGTAGGGCCTTGGCATTTGGTAGGTGCTCAGTACATTCGAGAAAGGCGATGGGGTTCTTTTATAGGAAGGGTCAATTATGCTAATCGTCTGAGTGCAGGTCAATCCATTGATTCAGGTGTGCAGTATGAACTTGAATCCTATTTCTTCACTGGTAAACGTTCTTATTCTTACGCTGGCGTAGCATTTAGTTCATCTTTGGTGTTCCCGGAACAACGTTATTCCTATTCTTTTTTCCAGAATTTGGATAAAGGTTGGGAATGGGAAGCGGGCCTGCGGTACAATAGCGTCAACCCTCCAGAGGGTAGGAGGAATTTCCGTTCGGTAGTATTGGGTGGAGGAAAATACATTGGATCCAGTTGGTTAAACCTGAGGGCATTTATTCAAAATGAAGAGGAGGATTTTTATCCAGCATTCACATTGGTTTACAGGTACTTTATCGATAGTCGTTTTGATTTTGCTACGGTAATTTTAGGATATGGGACCTCTCCGGATGAGAGGCCTACACTTGGACAGTTTGAAAATCGTCTTGCATTGGATTCTTATCGAGCAGGAGTAGGCTATCATCGTTTGCTTGCTAATACCTTTGTTGCCGGTGTACAGGCTACGTATAACTATCAGGAATTTTTTCCAGGAAGAACACAGCAGGAGTTTGAATTTTCTGTGACAATTAATTACAAATTCTAACATCTTACTAAATCACTGCCGATAAACGGTTACTGATTGGATTATTCTTTTAAATTTGTAATTTAAGTTTAAGAATGTAGAGGTCAAACTTGTTTGCTCTAGCATAATTTAGTCGTCTCCCTAAGAATAATGAAGAAAATACTGGTGATCGAGGATGATGAGCTGATACTAAAGATGGTCGATTTCAAACTCAAAAAAGAGGGATACCAAGTGTATATATCCCGAGATGGAGATCATGCTTTGAAAGCTTTTGAAGAAGTGAAGCCTGATTTGGTTCTAACAGATTTGATGGTGCCTTTTAAGTCTGGCCTTGAAGTGACCTATTGGGTTAAAAAAAATTATCCTGATACCCCTGTCTTGGTTTTTTCTGCTTTAGGTGATGAAGAAAGCTCTGTACAGCAAGCATTTAAACTGGGTGCCAGTGATTTTATTACTAAACCTTTCAATCCCAATGAGCTAGTGCTAAGGATTAAAAGGTTTATTTAGTTTTGTTGTATAATAAGCTTTGCAGAGATCTGGCTAGTAGCGAAATCCTTGCCTAAACTAACTTCAGTAGTCAAAAAATATGAGTAATAAAACCGCTTTATTGAAAGAGTTATATGCAAATATATCAACGACGGGAGCTATTTCTTTTAGCTCTAAGAGATTAGTTAAAAAAATGCTTTCTTATGCCAATTTCAAAGAGGCAAAAGTAATTGTTGAAATGGGAGGAGGAGATGGAAGTATTTCAAGGGGGATTGTTGAAAGAATGGTACCAGGCACTGAGTTATTTATCTTTGAAGTCAATAAGTTTTTCTGTGATAATTTGAATGAGGAATTTAGCCAAAGCAATATTCATGTAATTTGCGATTCGGCTGCAAATGTTAGCAACTATCTACAAGGTCGTAAAGCTGATTTAATTTTTTCTTCTCTTCCTTTTAGTTTAATTGAAAAAGAAGAAAAAGACGCCATTTATCAGCATAGTCTGGATGCGTTGAGCTCGAATGGAGCTATGATTCAAATTTGCTATTCGTATTTATTAAGGTTTGAATTTAGAAAGTTTTTTAAGCATATGACTATCCATTTTACATTAACAAACTTTCCGCCTGTATTTGTTATGATTTGCAAAAAATGAAATTTTGAAACAATTGAATCAAAGCATAGAACCTAATCCTCTTCGTCAAGCAATTTTTGAAATGATTCGGATGCGTCACGACCGGTCTTTTTGTCCATCGGAAGTTGTACGTTGGATTTTTCCACAGGATTGGGAGTTGTTTATGCAAGATGTAAGAGAGGAGATGATGGAAATGTATCGGGAGGGCTTAATACTCGTTACACAAAAAGGCAATGCCATTGATCCATCGACTGAACCAAAAGGTCCAGTTAGGATTTCAAGAAAAAAATAAACTTATAGAGCGGTTTTAGAGTTTTTCCTGTATGAAATTCTCTCTACTCTTTATTTCTCTAAGTATGCTGATTTCTATTACATGTGGTCAGTAAGTAAGCAAACAACAAAAATCTATGCAAGATTTACCTAAAACAAGTGTTGAAGTCCCTGAAAATATGGAGGTGGCAACTTTAGGCTCCGGATGTTTTTGGTGCATTGAGGCCATTTACCAAGACCTAAAAGGTGTAACTCAAGTGAAGTCAGGTTACAGTGGTGGCCATGTAAATAATCCCAGTTACAGACAGATTACAACAGGTACCACCGGTCATGCTGAGGTAATTCAATTCTTTTATGATCCTAATGTCCTTAGTTTTGAGGATGTATTGGAAATATTTTGGTCAACACATGACCCTACTACTTTGAATCGACAAGGTGCAGATGTGGGTCCTCAATATCGTTCTGCAGTGTTCTTTCATAACAAAGAACAGCAGGAAAAAGCAGAGTTTTACAAAAAAAGGCTTAATGAATCTGGGGCATTCAATAGGCCGATAGTTACTGAAATTACTCCTTTTTCAAATTTCTTTGTGGCAGAGGATTATCACCAAAATTACTTTAAAGATAATGGCATGCAACCCTATTGTCAATTTGTCATTCGACCTAAGGTTGAGAAATTCCGAGCCGCTTTTGCCGAAAAGTTAAAATAGTCTATTGTATTTCATTGCTTTATTTGGAATCAGTCAGTAGTTTTGATTGAAAAAAGCACATACTATGAAAAAATTACTTAGCATTCTTTTGGGCCTAAGCTTGCTAGCTTGTCAGTCCGAAACCAAAACTGTTGAAGAAGAAGGAAAAGAGGAACTGCCTGTAGGTATGTTTGGAGATAAAATATCCGAATCAGGGGCTCTTACACTTGAAAGCTTAGTGACTACCTTAGAAGATTCGGGTGAATTTGAAGGGAAGGTAATCGGGGAAATAAAGGATGTATGTTCTATGAAGGGGTGTTGGATGACAATAGATCTGCCAAACGGAGAAACGATGCGGGTAACCTTTAAAGATTATGGTTTTTTTGTTCCTAAAAATGCTCATGGATATCCAGTTATCATCGAAGGTGTTGCATCTAAAAAGTTTACAGATGTAGCAACTCTCAAGCATTATGCTGAAGATGCAGGTAAGTCTCAAGAAGAAATAGATGCAATTACCAACCCTAAGGTGGAATATGCATTTGAAGCAGTTGGAGTAATTATCCAAGAAAATGCATAAATCTTTTGTTCCATTAGCGGTAGCTTTCATTATACTTTTGGGATGTTCACAAAAAGGAGAACAGAAAGTACTAAGCACAAAATATCCCAATGAAGATGCTCCCTTGGCATTGTTGATGCGCTCCATGTTTGAGGATATGGAAGAAATCAAACATGCAGTAGAAAAAGGAGAGGCAATCAAAGGATATGTTGCCCAGCATCAAGAACTCTTGACCGCAAGGCCTACCAATCCGGCTGTTAAGACAGCTACGTTCGAGCTGATGGGGAAAGCCTACTTAGAAAGCTTAAAATACATGGAAAATAGTAGTCAGGAGGAGCTGATTTCAAACTATAAAATGTTAGTAGAAACTTGTTTGGCTTGTCATCAACAGTATTGCCCTGGACCTATCAAACGAATCAACCTATTAAATCTCCCTTTATAATGGCCATGTCACTGGATAGTCTCAGAGTTGGAAGGGTCTATAGCTTTACCAATAATGGAGAAAAGAGAAAATTAGAAGTATTAGCAAAGCTGTCAGGATCAGACTTTAAGGTGAAAGATTTGGATACCACTGAAATTTACACCTTTGATGAACTCCTTCGTTGGGGGAAAGGTAAAGATTATGATTTGGATGAAGTCAATGACATGTTTGGTAGAGGGATAGTTCCTAAGCAGTTTTGAAAATCTATCTACTCTTATAGAGTAAAAAAGCCCGATTCTCATGTAAGAAATCGGGCTTTTTTATAAGATCCCAGATACTAGCAGGCAGAATTCAGGTCAATTGAAAGTTTTAAAATGCGGTTCATAAATAATTCGCATAAATGAACTTAAGCCCATATTTTCTCTATTTCCCACGGGAATCCCAGTCACGATGCCAATCATAAGATTTTCGGCTAATCCGACACGCATTTGTGGTCTAAGAACAGTTTCCAGTTTACCATTATGAATCTCTTTATTGATTTCAACCCCGATAAAATTACGGGTACCAGTAATCATGTAGTGAAAATTGGTATGGATTTCATAGGCAATTTCTCTGCGCTGGTCAAATAGTTTTTCTATCCTAGGACCGGTATATATCAAGGTATGGTAATTACTACCCCATCTTTTGGCAGCTATAAAAAAAGGATTGTAAATATTTCCCTTGAATAACTCTCCATCGCGTCCAAGTTTATGTAAATCCACAAATTCAAATTCGTGGATATAGCCAAGGGCTAGCGTAGTTTTTGCTTTTTCCGACACTAGAAAGGACCATTGTGTGGCAAGCTTAATTGATTCAATACGGTTGGCAGGTCGAGGAATGTCTGAGTTAAGACTATTTCTCCAAGAATAGAGCGTAACAGGCACCTCAATTTCGAAACCCAGTCGGTCAATCGGAGCCCATTCATATTCGATGAGTCCCTCATATTCGTCATATCCCCTGCGATCGGTCATCCCAACACCTAGGTTCCATTCCCGTTCCCCTCTTCTCGCTCCCAAATCTCTAATTAAATCAATGTAGAGTGGTTCTGCATGTAGGACTTTAGGTTTTAAATTTCCTTTGGGTTGCTCAATTTCAGCAATAAATAAACTATCTAAGAGCATTCGCTCTATTTTTGTACTATCAATTAGTATATGATCATTTTGACTTACAACTTTGGTGACAGTCAAACACACCATTACCAATACAGTGGTGATAACTTTAATTTTCATTTTTCAACTAATTTTTATCAAGCTCTTTTTAAATTTTGGGAGCTTTTAATGAATCATACCAACCAACTCTTGTGATTGAGAGGTTCTTTGGAGGTATTAAAAGATTTTTTTGTGATCAGAATAAAATAAGCTTTAAAAAAATTAGCTTTGGAGGAGGGGAGTGGATATCCAATTTGATACTTTCAAAAAGATTGAAATAAAAACTAAAAAGTTTTTGTTCAAAAGATGTAATGTCTAATAATTGGATAATTTCAAATGTTTGATGA encodes:
- a CDS encoding response regulator transcription factor, coding for MKNVLIIEDDKLISSLVRFRLNKEGYNVTTVDDGLTGFSAIEQGIHDLIITDVMMPHKDGIEILNYSKKINPKIPVIVLSSLGEEEGTVIKAFELGAADFIPKPFNPNELSVRVKRLMRD
- a CDS encoding HEAT repeat domain-containing protein; the protein is MMTYSSAYILATFSLVDDFIRFRDGAYLSHVLNVALVVLLLSVMYLLFQLYIVRSRKFRSGSRRKILQNKINNFLSELIFSDDQSEKGYDEQINKFKKKVPINQNWCRDLLIQNIIDLDRNFKGEVKSKLLSIYFKLGLQDYTLALVKSPFWFYKTKGLYYWRELKYGGKLSMVKKLIASKNPNLRSSALITYISLADDGPLTVLEEYSETISLVEGLNILEIIQRKKIKKPSNLASWLNFQEPSQLIFAVKLIVYYNDLSCADGIVKILEAENPKVRLAAIQACRRLFLVETEPTLRRIFAQEIEENQLEIIKTLGEIGSEDAVSFLLELIQRPQTSEVVIAAMYALSSLDMDFKERSFEPNEYLQAAKAHVLDPYLTQ
- a CDS encoding glycosyltransferase family 2 protein → MREIFEIFLKFFELFITGYASIYILVYVAMAVGSFLAIKRYNNAKYTIKDEVLVKSNNLVGVSIVAPAFNEGLNIIYNVRSLLSLNYPNFEVVIINDGSTDDTLDKLIREFELVKVNFYYEEKIPTRPVRGHYKSTNPVYSKLLVVDKENGKSKADASNAGINSAKHPLFLCTDVDCILRSDTIMKLAKPFMTSKSRTIASGAAIRASNSCEVKDGFMMKIRFPQNWWASFQELEYIRAFLMGRMAWNEINGLLLVSGGLGLFDKEIAIKAGGYWHKSLGEDMELITRMRKHMYDNQLPFKITYIPESLCWTEVPATREVLIRQRVRWARGLIQTLYLHKDMLFKRKYGKTAFLILPYFWLYEFLVPILEVLGLTVLILSFFLIDVNTPYFVKATGVVYLFYLTVTLLSVLWDEVFYGHYSRKREVFQLVWKAILEPIAYHPFNVYAAMKGYFHFLTNKEQKWGNMQRQGFTTAKKKTLDETHISKT
- a CDS encoding YaiO family outer membrane beta-barrel protein, whose amino-acid sequence is MKRIFLKLSISLSLGLVFIVGAHGQQEQVDTDSLLIAAIQVTNQEKDYPKAIAMARQGASLAPDYLDFHLLLGRLYRFTGQADSARYFLNYVLKKSTAYEDAYTYLVGLELEEGEMEAGLKVVDQAIQQFPEKGQFYRLKLGLIRLDDDIRTEFDYLKTLVQRFPEDSDLRQQLNNLELRLDNQRVGINYSITAFDRDGVGPWHLVGAQYIRERRWGSFIGRVNYANRLSAGQSIDSGVQYELESYFFTGKRSYSYAGVAFSSSLVFPEQRYSYSFFQNLDKGWEWEAGLRYNSVNPPEGRRNFRSVVLGGGKYIGSSWLNLRAFIQNEEEDFYPAFTLVYRYFIDSRFDFATVILGYGTSPDERPTLGQFENRLALDSYRAGVGYHRLLANTFVAGVQATYNYQEFFPGRTQQEFEFSVTINYKF
- a CDS encoding response regulator transcription factor produces the protein MKKILVIEDDELILKMVDFKLKKEGYQVYISRDGDHALKAFEEVKPDLVLTDLMVPFKSGLEVTYWVKKNYPDTPVLVFSALGDEESSVQQAFKLGASDFITKPFNPNELVLRIKRFI
- a CDS encoding class I SAM-dependent methyltransferase, with translation MSNKTALLKELYANISTTGAISFSSKRLVKKMLSYANFKEAKVIVEMGGGDGSISRGIVERMVPGTELFIFEVNKFFCDNLNEEFSQSNIHVICDSAANVSNYLQGRKADLIFSSLPFSLIEKEEKDAIYQHSLDALSSNGAMIQICYSYLLRFEFRKFFKHMTIHFTLTNFPPVFVMICKK
- a CDS encoding DUF3253 domain-containing protein; the protein is MKQLNQSIEPNPLRQAIFEMIRMRHDRSFCPSEVVRWIFPQDWELFMQDVREEMMEMYREGLILVTQKGNAIDPSTEPKGPVRISRKK
- the msrA gene encoding peptide-methionine (S)-S-oxide reductase MsrA; protein product: MQDLPKTSVEVPENMEVATLGSGCFWCIEAIYQDLKGVTQVKSGYSGGHVNNPSYRQITTGTTGHAEVIQFFYDPNVLSFEDVLEIFWSTHDPTTLNRQGADVGPQYRSAVFFHNKEQQEKAEFYKKRLNESGAFNRPIVTEITPFSNFFVAEDYHQNYFKDNGMQPYCQFVIRPKVEKFRAAFAEKLK
- a CDS encoding DUF4920 domain-containing protein, translated to MKKLLSILLGLSLLACQSETKTVEEEGKEELPVGMFGDKISESGALTLESLVTTLEDSGEFEGKVIGEIKDVCSMKGCWMTIDLPNGETMRVTFKDYGFFVPKNAHGYPVIIEGVASKKFTDVATLKHYAEDAGKSQEEIDAITNPKVEYAFEAVGVIIQENA
- a CDS encoding HAEPLYID family protein, which translates into the protein MKIKVITTVLVMVCLTVTKVVSQNDHILIDSTKIERMLLDSLFIAEIEQPKGNLKPKVLHAEPLYIDLIRDLGARRGEREWNLGVGMTDRRGYDEYEGLIEYEWAPIDRLGFEIEVPVTLYSWRNSLNSDIPRPANRIESIKLATQWSFLVSEKAKTTLALGYIHEFEFVDLHKLGRDGELFKGNIYNPFFIAAKRWGSNYHTLIYTGPRIEKLFDQRREIAYEIHTNFHYMITGTRNFIGVEINKEIHNGKLETVLRPQMRVGLAENLMIGIVTGIPVGNRENMGLSSFMRIIYEPHFKTFN